The Vibrio rhizosphaerae genome contains the following window.
AAGCGGACCCGGATGTCTGGGTGATGCAGCCCGGTCAAGCGCAAGCACTGACACGCCTGAGCGAAGATAAAACCATTGCGGCATGGGCGCAGCAGTCTGATATCCGTGAGATTGACTGGTTATGTCAGCATCAGGTTACCCGTTTCTGCGACAACCACAACATTCAAGCAGCGCCGCTGCAAAACCAGTTACGTCTGTGGGCTCAGCAGAACCAGTTTTATTTAGATACCTTCCAGCCGGAAGAGCAATTCTTAGCGCTCCAGCCGGAGCAGAAAATAGCACAATTAGAACAACGCGTGGCGAGAGGATTATAACTTATGGCTTGTACATGTGATCATAACAAACTGCTGTTGATCGAAGTCACCGGTACCCAACACGACACCCAGCAGGATTTTGCGTTCTATGATCTGACCGATATGAAGCAACAATCAGCGCTGGAGGGAAAGAAGTATACCGACAAAGCCCTCGCTGAAACGACGATCTACGGCTGGGACTGGTGTCAGGAAAAAGAAAATCGCAATGTATGGCTCTCGGTGAAAGCCAGCGATGGCCCGATCATGCTGCCGCTGTTCGACAATGTCAGCCATACCCAACGGATCGCAAAAGGCCCGCAAAAATATCAGCTCCATTCATTTATCCCGCTGACGCTGTTACCCACATTTAAAGAGCACGCAACCCCTGAAGAGCGCATTGCCCCGCTACGCAAGGGGTATCTCTATATTGCTTACAACGGCAAAATCTGGCGGGAAATCGAAGTTTCAGCCACAGATGCCGGAGAGCCCTGTTTCAAAGACGTTAACCTCTTTGCTTATCGGCAAGGCCGGGATAAGCCGGTCAAAACCGAGACGAAACGTGAAGTCACGGGCGAAGCATTAAAAGAGATTTGGTACCCGGCCAAAGAGAATGGCCGTAAAACCGATATTCGCATGGCGTACTCAGAGGTACAGTGGAGCGGTGAGCGGATCAACAACCTAGAGGCAAACCCATCCGAATTCAATGTACGAATGGAACAGATTGACGACCTGAACCGGGCGTCCGATATGCTAGAAATGCGAGCCAGAGACGACGTTTCAGAGCTTCAGTTAGCTGACCCTTGTGCATTCAATAAAGACCTATCCGGAGCGGTTCTGCAAACACGCCTCCAATCGGCCCAGAAAGAGCGTGAGGAATACTGCAAAGATGACGCCTTTACCACCTATAGTGAAATGAACTATGAGTATGATGCACGTTCTTCGGTTTTAGGTCGGGTCCTCTGGCAAAAACAAAAAGATGCTAAGGTCGAAAAACTTGGCCCTGAGCCTGATTTTTCTTCATGGGAAGGCGAAGCGACCGGAGATTATCTTGCCGATGCAAAAGCAAGAAAACTGCAAGTCCTTTACTTAACCGATCCCGTATTCAACCTGCGGCATCACCTCGCAATCTTGCAATACGCGAATAGCTTTTTACAGCAGATTCAGCTGGATGCAATGAGTCAGCCTTTCTACAAAAGCGCTGAACTTTTACAGATATTCGTCTTAACCCCGAAACTCGGAGAACAAGAGAATCCATCCTACAAACTGAAAAAACATGTTGATTTGAAAGATCATAGTCCGTTTAAACGGACCTTGCGTTTTCATTGGCGAGAGAAAATACGTGATGATGTGAGGAGCCTGCAAAAGAAAGTCCTTGAGCGACTGAAAGACCACAAATACGCTTTCGCTCTAAAAGATATGATCAGTATGGGTAACGGTAACGCATTGGGCGCACTCATACAGGTCAATACTTGTCGCCATGCGCTCTTATCTGACCCGGATCAATGTGATCAGTTGCTGCCAAAACATAAACGTCGTGACTTTTCATCCTCACTGGCAGCGGTCAATGAAATCTTTGTCGAAGATAGTTCTCACCCATTAAGAGAGGTATTGTTCGGGAGCAAAAAAACTCAGGAAACCCTCAACGAATATTTAGATACCGCCGAAGAAACTGCACCTTACAAAAAAGAGCTGGAGAAACTGGAAGGTGAAGCCAATGACGGCTCCGGCATTATCAATGTTGCTCTGCTGGCTAAAATCGTCTCGCAAGGGCTGGAGATCAAACCTGAAAGCCTTGAGCAGGTAGAAGCCGGCACGTTAATTCGAATATCCCAAGATGCGGAACAATCGGAATTTCCGCAAGTGCGCCGTATTATGGGGGCTATCGATGCCATGCTCAGCAGCTATTTCCAACACGGCTTGGATTTAACCACATTAGCCGGAGCGTTGGCTGAAACAAAACAAGCCACCATCTCAATGCCGTTTAAAAAGCTCTATACCGATGCCGTGGGCATGGCCAAAATGTTTGGTGGTGATACCTTAAAATCGCTGACCTTTGTCCCGGTAACTGGTGAAAAAATTGAAGGTTTTGTGATTGGTCTCGACAACCCTGATGCCAAATTCGGTGTTGGTCCTGAGCAATCATCAGGGAGTTACCGCAACACACAAGGCAGACAAATTGCCCACGGTGATTTGTCTGTGGACGGTGAGAAAATCGCGTCAACCAGCAAAGCACGGATGCCCAAAAACACCAGTCTGGATATTCAGGAAGATTTACAACTGCTCATGCTGAAAGATGTCGATTCAGAAGCAGCCCTGTTTATCAAAAATAACCATAAGCTGATTGATGAGCTCAAAACCGCAGATTTATCTAAAGACCATGTCACCAAAACCAATGCCTACGAGAAATTCCATATTCCTTTATTTGTCTTGGGCATAGAACTGATAAATTGCTGGAATGCATTGAGTTATATATATAAAAATATTGGTAAAGATAATGCCTATTCCATACTTAATTTAAGCAGCGCAATAATGGATATATCAATAGCCAGTGTTCACAGCCGAAATTTACTAAAAGCAAACAATGGGCGGTTATTTGCCCTATCAGATAAAACTATGATTCAGTTAAGTGCTGAAACACAGGCCGCTTGGCCGAAAGGCAAGCTCGGTGTTGAACTGGTTGGACGGGTTACCATCCTGGAGTTTGCTGGCTTTGCTGCTGGGTTACTGACAGCAGGACTGATGGTATGGGATATGATCCGCCTGTTTAACAGAAAAGATAATGATGCGGCTTGGGGCACAGCCTTAATGGCGACCGGGGTTGTCTTCGGCTCAGTGGCAGGGCTGTTTTTCTCTTCTACCTGGACATTTTTAGGCATGGGGCCGATCGGCTGGATCTCATTAATTGTTATAGGGGCCGGTTTTTTGATTACCTATCTGTTTACCGACGGGCCATTAGAAGCATGGATTAAAAATGGCCCCTTCGGTGAAGATCCGGCCTCTGGTGATGATGACTATGCCTTTTTGACCCAACAGCCGGAAGAAGCCTATAAACAGTTACTCAGCCTGTTTGTGTCTCTGCGTATCCAGGTTGACCCCATTGATGCAGCGCCCTTTAGTGCCACCCAACGACACGCCTATAAAACCACCGGCATCACTCACTGTGTGCGGATCAAATCCAATGTGGCGCAATTATTCAATATTCAGGATAATAAAATCCAATTCAAGGTGAAATTCCGGCAAGTGCTGGAGCGGGTCAGTGAAAACAGAGGGGAGATAGAAGCCAGAGAAAATATGAAACGCACCTTTGGCGATGAAACAGCGGCAAGGTTCAGGGGCCCGATGTGGCAGGTGATTAAGCATCAATCGATTAAGGAAGCTGAAACCATCACCAACGCAGAAGAACGCATTTATCTGTTTAAAAACACCTATGCAAACCAAGAGAGTGTGGTATCTCCTCAGGCAATCACACGCTACCAGCGCAATATTCAGGTATTGGCACAGGTCGAAGTAAAAAATATGGTCTTCCCTCAGCCCCCGTTGGCTGAATTTAAAGAAACCCAGCGGCATTTGACTGAGGGCAAAATTAGCATCAAGGTTGCTGATTTTGATGACGGTCAGCCCGTCGGCTTCTGGGAGACCCTGATGAATGAGCCGAAGAGCCACCCGGTCAATTATTTCTGGGCCGACTCCCGTGAGCGAGAGTATCAGTTTACTGCTACCGATAAACAAACGGACAGTCAGTCACAACCGGAGACACAGGTCGCTCCGCAAGCACAATTACAGCAAGGGTAACCATCCATGAGTCAAACCGTCTACCAACAACACGCCTATCGCAGCAATCAGGTCCCTCCGCAGAAACCGCGCCCGGAGAAAACGCTTGCCCAGCGCTTACTGTCTGCCGGGCAACGAATGCTACCCTGGAGCCGGCCGACCCAGACGGTGAGTACCCGCACTGCACAAGTATCCCCCAGCCAGTGGCAAAAGATGAAAACAATCGCCCCAAATCAGGAATGTTTTTGGAACGAACAGACGTTAGAAGGTTTAACCGGTAATATTTGGGCAAGGGTATATTTAATTTTTTCGGGACTAGGAAAATTCGTAATATTATATTTTACACCAATATTTATTGTTACTTTATTATTAACGTCTTTAGTTACGACTGGAAGATTTGGTCTATCTGATTGGATAGAAGCACTTTGGGCTTATTTTCTATATGCGATTTTTCCCGCTAGCATTATCTGGGGACAATTCGAAATGTATAACCGAAGCTACTGGAAACCAAAGTTACTTCGTAAATTACTTGATGCTCAAAAGAAGTTTGAACTCAATCGCCGTACCGGTATGGTGACCCTGTATAAACGGGGCGGCAAAGTTCGTTATTCGTATCCCTTTGTTGAGTTTGACTGCATTCTGGCCACCACGCCGAGTCAGCAGGGCTTAGTCAATTACTCGTTGTTATTGGCACACCGCTATAGCGGCTCTATGCATGGCGTACCACTGGGGGTGTTAGTGACCCCGCATGAAACTGTCGCTGAATATTACCGGCTGTGGAATATGATTCAGTGCTATATGGATGTCACCCAGCCATTACCGGATATTTTATTGCTCGAAGAAGCCCGTCCCAAAGACCCGACCACCGCGGCCTACGACCAACAAACCGGCCGGAACCCACGCTACTGGCGGGATATGTCTGATGACGCTTACGCAGAGGCGATCACGCAAATTGAGGCCAAACAGAGCAAGATGTCGGAAACCGGCCCGGAAATTGATATTTTTGCCAAAGCATCATGAATATAGAAAAAGAGGGATCAGCAACCTGATCCCTCTTTATATTTTTTAAACCCCTTTGACGTCTTCTTTAATCAAATTTATCTCATCAAACGTAATCAGATTATTGAGAAATAGCAGAATCTCACGCAATTCATTTTGGTCAACGGAAGGTGCGGTGCTGGTGGCAAGAAAATCAATCAAATAACCGCGAGCAGTCAGGTGTAAATCAAGGTTAGATTGTGAGTTTGACATAAGTAACTCCCTGAGTTGGTTATAAACTATCACCAATCAAAGGTTCCTAATCTTCGAGTGGTGAACTGAACGAGGTTAGGAACTACCGCACTCAAGGAAACGGCCTGACCGAAATCAGCCTGTCCAGTCCACCATAATTTAGGTGTGCAAGACTGCATATAGTAAAGTCTGTATATACCGACGTCTATATGTCTTGAGTTTTTACGCAGGGTTCCTAATCCCGACACCGAATTTTATCGGTGCGAATTCAGGGTAAGCGGTGTCTAGTTGCTGACGAGTCATAAGAAAAT
Protein-coding sequences here:
- a CDS encoding toxin VasX, whose product is MACTCDHNKLLLIEVTGTQHDTQQDFAFYDLTDMKQQSALEGKKYTDKALAETTIYGWDWCQEKENRNVWLSVKASDGPIMLPLFDNVSHTQRIAKGPQKYQLHSFIPLTLLPTFKEHATPEERIAPLRKGYLYIAYNGKIWREIEVSATDAGEPCFKDVNLFAYRQGRDKPVKTETKREVTGEALKEIWYPAKENGRKTDIRMAYSEVQWSGERINNLEANPSEFNVRMEQIDDLNRASDMLEMRARDDVSELQLADPCAFNKDLSGAVLQTRLQSAQKEREEYCKDDAFTTYSEMNYEYDARSSVLGRVLWQKQKDAKVEKLGPEPDFSSWEGEATGDYLADAKARKLQVLYLTDPVFNLRHHLAILQYANSFLQQIQLDAMSQPFYKSAELLQIFVLTPKLGEQENPSYKLKKHVDLKDHSPFKRTLRFHWREKIRDDVRSLQKKVLERLKDHKYAFALKDMISMGNGNALGALIQVNTCRHALLSDPDQCDQLLPKHKRRDFSSSLAAVNEIFVEDSSHPLREVLFGSKKTQETLNEYLDTAEETAPYKKELEKLEGEANDGSGIINVALLAKIVSQGLEIKPESLEQVEAGTLIRISQDAEQSEFPQVRRIMGAIDAMLSSYFQHGLDLTTLAGALAETKQATISMPFKKLYTDAVGMAKMFGGDTLKSLTFVPVTGEKIEGFVIGLDNPDAKFGVGPEQSSGSYRNTQGRQIAHGDLSVDGEKIASTSKARMPKNTSLDIQEDLQLLMLKDVDSEAALFIKNNHKLIDELKTADLSKDHVTKTNAYEKFHIPLFVLGIELINCWNALSYIYKNIGKDNAYSILNLSSAIMDISIASVHSRNLLKANNGRLFALSDKTMIQLSAETQAAWPKGKLGVELVGRVTILEFAGFAAGLLTAGLMVWDMIRLFNRKDNDAAWGTALMATGVVFGSVAGLFFSSTWTFLGMGPIGWISLIVIGAGFLITYLFTDGPLEAWIKNGPFGEDPASGDDDYAFLTQQPEEAYKQLLSLFVSLRIQVDPIDAAPFSATQRHAYKTTGITHCVRIKSNVAQLFNIQDNKIQFKVKFRQVLERVSENRGEIEARENMKRTFGDETAARFRGPMWQVIKHQSIKEAETITNAEERIYLFKNTYANQESVVSPQAITRYQRNIQVLAQVEVKNMVFPQPPLAEFKETQRHLTEGKISIKVADFDDGQPVGFWETLMNEPKSHPVNYFWADSREREYQFTATDKQTDSQSQPETQVAPQAQLQQG